The following coding sequences lie in one Thalassoglobus polymorphus genomic window:
- a CDS encoding CARDB domain-containing protein: protein MSKSDHIPSPRHLFPEAAAWVISGKRGLLRGRWLLKQERDWFPAWSIGSIAGVCGVMLATLLFFFEAPKLAASPTEPKDVSLATQSLLTEPESEPVLPTPARPFVVGEFPIKSRTSNLSGSELVRTELPYVWDQSEIANLESRPIRHRDPFVKDSWTTTARNQFFATNFTPYFVQGATVPVTPTYVTSSGARTEFDGIEATRSQAVLVEKQTVGKTTTGQPYSYEIYVTNRSNDPIDEVVLREQISAIHRVTEVSPPAAVRGDELVWSLGKLTGKERKILKVTLIPDSVKQIETLTTVSNKSRVGGNANVNAPVIEEPALLPIEPEEPVLPQIDEPPPKRAPAPSPISELPKPFPELKLAVTPVGIVKQGETLSLTFTISNVGTAAAENVSLRVNLSENFRHKFGEHIEHTISRLEPGQSRRALLQARALESGQGKLSASLEMQGTEEGSQDLDIQVEPISKSISSRRSVAPVVECKRPETLDLDEDQVPESIATNLVQWRKSESF from the coding sequence GTGTCGAAATCAGATCATATCCCAAGCCCCAGGCATCTCTTCCCGGAAGCTGCTGCCTGGGTCATTTCAGGCAAACGTGGTCTCCTGCGGGGCCGTTGGCTGTTGAAGCAAGAGCGTGACTGGTTTCCAGCCTGGTCGATTGGATCGATTGCGGGCGTTTGCGGAGTAATGCTTGCAACTTTGCTCTTTTTCTTTGAGGCTCCAAAGTTGGCAGCTTCTCCGACTGAACCAAAAGACGTCTCCCTAGCCACTCAGTCGTTACTCACAGAGCCTGAATCAGAACCGGTTTTGCCGACCCCTGCACGCCCATTTGTTGTTGGCGAATTTCCAATAAAGAGTCGGACCTCAAATCTGTCTGGATCAGAATTGGTACGGACCGAACTTCCTTATGTTTGGGATCAGTCGGAAATTGCCAATCTCGAATCACGTCCAATCCGGCACCGTGATCCCTTCGTGAAAGATTCCTGGACAACGACCGCGCGAAATCAATTTTTTGCCACCAATTTCACCCCATACTTTGTGCAAGGTGCAACGGTTCCTGTCACGCCGACTTACGTCACCAGTTCCGGGGCTCGGACAGAGTTTGATGGAATTGAGGCAACTCGCTCGCAAGCAGTGCTGGTCGAAAAACAAACGGTCGGGAAAACGACCACCGGTCAGCCATATTCCTACGAAATCTACGTCACCAATCGTTCAAACGATCCGATTGATGAAGTCGTTCTTCGCGAACAGATCTCAGCGATTCATCGAGTCACGGAAGTTTCGCCACCTGCAGCTGTGCGAGGGGATGAACTTGTCTGGTCGCTTGGAAAGTTGACCGGGAAAGAGCGAAAAATCCTGAAAGTGACCCTCATTCCAGATTCCGTGAAGCAAATCGAGACTCTGACAACAGTTAGTAATAAATCCAGGGTTGGCGGGAATGCGAATGTCAACGCACCCGTCATTGAAGAGCCTGCTCTGTTACCAATTGAGCCGGAAGAACCGGTCCTCCCACAAATTGATGAGCCACCACCCAAACGTGCTCCTGCTCCAAGCCCAATCTCTGAACTTCCCAAGCCATTTCCTGAGCTCAAGCTGGCAGTAACGCCGGTCGGAATCGTCAAGCAGGGTGAAACACTCTCGTTAACGTTCACGATCTCAAACGTCGGAACAGCGGCAGCTGAGAACGTTTCGTTGCGGGTGAATTTGTCAGAGAACTTCCGCCATAAGTTTGGGGAGCATATCGAGCACACAATCTCCCGTCTGGAACCGGGACAAAGTCGACGGGCTTTACTTCAGGCTCGGGCACTGGAATCTGGACAGGGAAAACTTTCTGCATCTCTGGAAATGCAGGGGACTGAGGAGGGAAGCCAAGACCTCGATATTCAGGTTGAGCCGATCTCGAAATCGATTTCCAGTCGCCGTAGCGTCGCACCGGTTGTTGAATGCAAACGTCCCGAAACTCTTGATCTCGATGAAGATCAAGTCCCCGAGAGCATTGCAACGAACCTGGTCCAATGGCGTAAATCGGAATCGTTCTAG
- a CDS encoding thermonuclease family protein — protein MASRLKYRKPRPFNFLLLLLLICWVAYRLGDFQQNEIPPASDQQAARVVRVIDGDTLLIDGDRRVRLIGVDTPETKHPKLPPQPFGDEATQFTVDMVEGKTVQLVFDKERYDRYQRVLAFVFVDDRFLNEELVAAGLATAEPRYRYRDDFKKRFIEAEKIAKEKRLGIWSLER, from the coding sequence ATGGCCTCTCGGTTGAAATATCGAAAACCTCGCCCGTTCAACTTTCTCTTACTTCTGCTATTGATCTGCTGGGTTGCCTACCGACTCGGAGACTTTCAGCAGAACGAGATTCCACCTGCAAGCGACCAGCAGGCGGCACGAGTAGTACGGGTCATTGATGGTGACACATTACTGATCGATGGTGACCGGAGGGTTCGATTAATTGGCGTCGATACTCCAGAAACGAAGCACCCCAAACTTCCTCCGCAACCATTCGGCGATGAGGCGACTCAATTCACGGTCGACATGGTTGAAGGAAAGACGGTGCAACTTGTTTTCGATAAAGAACGATACGATAGGTATCAGCGAGTCTTGGCATTCGTGTTTGTTGATGACAGGTTTCTGAACGAAGAACTCGTCGCTGCCGGTCTCGCAACAGCTGAGCCACGATATCGATATCGTGATGACTTCAAGAAACGATTCATCGAAGCAGAGAAAATCGCCAAAGAAAAACGTCTCGGCATCTGGTCGCTGGAACGGTAG
- a CDS encoding ABC transporter substrate-binding protein produces MTKSDPHSNRDPSVDITITARELCLRFVEEFESGGEPDLESFMVDVPAEYRPEVLAELVNVDLLQRRAQGQNPSKSEYIKKFPLDGPTISAAFDAISDTVGDQTYVTESAIESTEIDLAIGDQVGKYEIRSVLGRGGMGIVFGAFDTVILREVALKLLSRKHAGDESALNRLLQEAQAVGAVHHPNIIGIYDVLEENDSYYLVMEKVSGENLGEVLNSSEQGRLDWKTATQVIIDCCNGLAAAHQQGLIHRDLKPMNIMLTDDSSAKLLDFGLAKGNQSDETALTKIGTVLGTPDFMSPEQCKAAEVNPTSDIYSLGATYFALLTGHPPFGSLQNHLKIMFAHCHRPTPNILDELPELPPACNDIIQRAMAKESADRYQSAQEFRVDLEAVLNGGQPSGSTQSFSATQSIEVPPTPASPKKWFKVVTAACLVISIATWGITLLQDIEKNQEGRPTNSVTGPQEAGSEETATPPLFRGVTENTIHLGTSTAYNGPSQELGRNMVVGMKSCFERINDAGGIHGRKISLTVLDDRYQPEKALQNMQDFFEDRDVFAVIGNVGAPTARVTSKYASENSYLFFAPFSGASLLREDPPDRYVFNYRASYVDETAAMVKHFVVNLRIPPENIAVFAQNDAYGDDGFKGVAKAMREHGIQSDDLIRVGYERNQLDIDEAVSTILSEQAHIQAIVMVPTYKVAADFVKRIKTEIPEMVFGAVSFVGSQALAEAFYEIGPQFGDGVLVTQVVPHYLSNATGVRRYRQDLKKYYPEYEPGFVSLEGYIAAECFAEGLRDAGPNLNTESLIDALHSIRDLDLGIGPIIQFSPSRHQASHKVWGTQLNAQGEFEIVDLE; encoded by the coding sequence GTGACGAAATCCGATCCGCACTCGAATCGAGATCCCAGTGTCGATATCACGATCACTGCTCGTGAACTCTGCCTGCGGTTTGTGGAGGAATTCGAGAGCGGAGGCGAGCCCGATCTGGAATCGTTCATGGTTGATGTTCCGGCTGAATATCGTCCGGAAGTTCTGGCAGAACTCGTCAATGTCGATCTGCTTCAGAGGCGAGCACAGGGACAAAATCCTTCGAAGAGTGAATACATCAAAAAGTTCCCTCTCGATGGACCGACAATCTCAGCAGCCTTCGACGCTATCTCGGACACCGTTGGCGATCAAACGTACGTCACTGAATCTGCCATTGAGAGTACCGAAATTGATCTGGCTATCGGGGATCAGGTTGGCAAGTATGAAATTCGCTCCGTACTCGGTCGCGGTGGGATGGGGATTGTCTTCGGTGCGTTTGACACAGTCATTCTCCGCGAAGTGGCGCTGAAACTTTTGAGTCGCAAGCATGCCGGAGATGAGTCCGCTCTCAATCGACTTCTTCAGGAAGCTCAGGCTGTCGGAGCCGTTCATCATCCCAACATTATCGGCATCTACGATGTTCTGGAAGAGAACGATTCTTACTACCTGGTGATGGAAAAAGTCTCAGGTGAAAACCTCGGTGAGGTTCTAAACTCATCGGAACAGGGACGACTTGATTGGAAAACGGCAACACAGGTCATCATTGATTGCTGCAATGGACTTGCCGCCGCTCATCAGCAGGGTTTGATTCATCGAGATCTGAAGCCGATGAACATCATGCTAACGGATGACTCTTCCGCCAAATTGCTGGACTTCGGTTTGGCCAAAGGCAATCAATCGGACGAGACCGCACTTACAAAAATCGGCACGGTTCTGGGCACTCCAGATTTTATGAGTCCAGAGCAGTGCAAGGCTGCCGAAGTGAATCCGACCTCTGACATTTATTCTCTCGGTGCGACATATTTTGCTCTTCTTACCGGACATCCTCCGTTTGGTTCACTTCAGAATCATCTGAAGATTATGTTTGCGCATTGCCATCGGCCGACTCCAAACATTCTTGATGAACTTCCTGAATTGCCACCGGCTTGCAACGACATCATTCAAAGGGCGATGGCGAAAGAATCCGCTGATCGGTATCAGTCAGCTCAGGAGTTTCGCGTTGATCTCGAAGCTGTTTTGAATGGTGGCCAACCTTCAGGAAGTACACAATCCTTTTCGGCAACGCAAAGTATAGAAGTCCCCCCCACTCCAGCGAGTCCGAAAAAGTGGTTTAAGGTGGTGACTGCCGCATGCTTGGTGATTTCAATCGCGACTTGGGGAATCACCCTGCTTCAAGATATTGAGAAGAATCAGGAAGGACGTCCTACAAACTCAGTCACAGGACCGCAAGAAGCCGGTTCGGAAGAGACCGCGACTCCTCCACTGTTTCGCGGAGTCACTGAAAACACAATCCATCTTGGTACCTCCACTGCTTACAACGGTCCCAGTCAAGAACTGGGGCGGAACATGGTCGTTGGAATGAAGTCCTGCTTTGAACGCATCAACGATGCGGGGGGAATTCATGGTCGCAAAATCTCCTTGACAGTTCTGGATGATCGTTACCAGCCGGAAAAAGCATTGCAGAACATGCAGGATTTTTTTGAGGACAGAGATGTTTTTGCTGTCATCGGAAACGTTGGAGCTCCCACTGCGAGGGTGACTTCAAAGTATGCGAGTGAGAATTCGTATCTGTTCTTCGCTCCATTCAGCGGGGCCAGTCTACTTCGAGAAGATCCACCGGATCGATATGTCTTCAACTATCGTGCCAGTTACGTCGACGAGACAGCAGCGATGGTGAAACATTTCGTTGTGAATTTAAGAATCCCACCAGAAAATATTGCTGTGTTTGCACAAAACGACGCCTACGGGGATGACGGCTTCAAAGGGGTCGCCAAAGCGATGCGGGAACACGGAATTCAAAGCGATGACCTGATTCGAGTCGGGTATGAACGGAATCAGTTGGATATCGACGAGGCCGTTTCTACGATCTTAAGCGAACAAGCTCACATTCAGGCCATTGTGATGGTGCCGACATATAAAGTTGCAGCGGACTTCGTAAAAAGGATCAAAACGGAAATCCCGGAAATGGTGTTTGGTGCTGTTTCGTTTGTTGGAAGCCAGGCACTCGCTGAGGCATTTTATGAAATAGGCCCTCAGTTTGGAGATGGGGTTCTCGTCACGCAAGTGGTCCCACACTATCTCTCCAACGCCACCGGAGTTCGTCGCTACCGACAGGACCTTAAGAAGTATTACCCGGAATATGAGCCAGGGTTTGTTTCACTTGAAGGTTATATTGCCGCTGAGTGTTTCGCCGAAGGACTTCGCGATGCAGGTCCGAACTTGAACACTGAGTCGTTAATCGATGCGCTGCATTCGATTCGCGATTTAGATTTAGGCATCGGCCCCATTATTCAATTCAGTCCTTCGAGACATCAGGCGTCTCATAAGGTGTGGGGGACGCAATTAAACGCGCAGGGAGAATTCGAAATTGTGGACCTTGAGTAG
- a CDS encoding UbiD family decarboxylase, with amino-acid sequence MGYRNLKQCVEDLESHGHLVRISTEIDPHLEAAEIQRRVFQANGPALFFENVKGCRFPMVSNLYGTMDRTRFLFRDTLEMVKRLVELKIDPSEAMKHPLRYARAFPTAWAMQPKYVSRGPINQNETTLDQLPQLVSWPDDGGPFVTLPAVYTEHPDAAGWQKSNLGMYRVQLGGNEYKQNEEVGLHYQIHRGIGVHHAAAIRKGEALRVNIYIGGPPALPLSAVMPLPEGLSELTFAGALGGRRVRMVKQSNHLPLIAEADFCITGTVDADHLKPEGPFGDHLGYYSLTHDFPVLNVDRVYHRNDAIWPFTVVGRPPQEDTSFGEIIHEITGPAIPSVLPGVKAVHAVDAAGVHPLLLAIGSERYMPFVEEKAPQEILTQANAILGQGQLSLAKYLFIIDEADEPGLDIEDISRYLAHVLRRVDWKRDLHFQTKTTIDTLDYTGDGMNSGSKVVIAAAGAIQRDLPIEIPSNLDLPAGFRKPMPVLPGILAIEAPECRDQNDGTLQRFVEGFDEGHPLNTFPLILLVDDAEFTARNLNNFLWVSFTRSNPARDINGIGAFVEDKHWGCRGALVIDARIKPHHAPPLIEDPHVTERVNQLAAQGGPLHGVL; translated from the coding sequence ATGGGTTACCGAAATCTCAAACAATGTGTTGAAGACCTTGAATCGCACGGTCATCTGGTGCGGATTTCAACCGAAATTGATCCGCATCTCGAAGCTGCAGAAATTCAACGTCGTGTATTTCAGGCCAATGGGCCGGCACTCTTCTTTGAGAACGTCAAAGGTTGCCGGTTCCCGATGGTCAGCAACCTTTACGGAACGATGGATCGAACGCGATTCCTCTTTCGCGACACGTTGGAAATGGTCAAACGTCTCGTCGAGTTGAAAATCGATCCGTCCGAGGCGATGAAGCATCCGCTGCGGTATGCACGTGCATTCCCGACAGCATGGGCAATGCAGCCGAAATATGTTTCTCGCGGACCAATCAACCAGAATGAAACCACTCTCGATCAACTCCCTCAACTCGTTAGCTGGCCAGATGATGGCGGACCGTTCGTAACGCTTCCTGCCGTCTACACGGAACACCCGGATGCCGCCGGATGGCAAAAGTCGAACCTGGGGATGTACCGAGTCCAACTCGGCGGGAACGAATACAAGCAGAATGAAGAGGTTGGCCTGCACTACCAGATTCATCGCGGCATTGGTGTTCATCATGCAGCTGCGATTCGAAAAGGTGAAGCATTGCGGGTGAACATCTACATTGGGGGCCCTCCTGCGTTGCCTCTCTCTGCGGTCATGCCACTTCCGGAAGGGCTCTCCGAATTGACATTTGCAGGAGCTTTGGGCGGTCGTCGTGTCCGAATGGTCAAGCAGTCAAATCACCTGCCACTTATTGCAGAGGCGGACTTTTGCATCACAGGGACCGTTGATGCTGATCACTTGAAGCCAGAAGGCCCGTTTGGGGACCACCTTGGTTATTATAGTTTGACCCACGATTTTCCGGTCCTGAATGTCGATCGCGTCTACCACCGCAATGATGCGATCTGGCCTTTCACGGTCGTTGGTCGGCCTCCTCAAGAAGATACATCGTTCGGGGAGATCATCCACGAAATTACAGGCCCGGCGATACCTTCTGTCTTACCCGGAGTCAAAGCGGTCCATGCAGTCGATGCAGCGGGAGTTCATCCACTTCTGCTCGCCATTGGCAGCGAACGGTACATGCCATTTGTCGAGGAAAAAGCTCCTCAGGAAATTTTGACGCAAGCCAACGCCATTCTGGGGCAAGGGCAACTCTCGCTTGCGAAATACCTCTTCATTATCGACGAGGCCGATGAGCCAGGGCTGGATATCGAGGACATTTCTCGGTACCTCGCGCACGTTCTCCGTCGTGTCGACTGGAAACGCGACCTCCATTTTCAAACGAAGACAACCATCGACACGCTCGATTATACTGGCGACGGAATGAACTCAGGATCAAAGGTTGTCATCGCTGCCGCTGGAGCGATTCAGAGAGACCTTCCGATTGAGATTCCGTCGAACCTTGATTTGCCAGCAGGGTTCAGAAAACCGATGCCTGTTCTCCCCGGTATTTTAGCCATTGAAGCACCTGAGTGTCGGGATCAGAATGATGGGACTCTGCAGCGTTTCGTTGAAGGTTTCGACGAAGGGCATCCACTCAACACGTTCCCGTTGATCCTGCTGGTCGATGACGCTGAGTTCACCGCTCGCAATCTGAATAACTTCCTGTGGGTCTCTTTCACGCGATCCAATCCTGCTCGTGACATCAATGGAATCGGCGCTTTTGTGGAAGACAAACATTGGGGCTGTCGCGGTGCTTTAGTCATCGATGCGCGAATCAAACCGCATCACGCTCCTCCGCTGATCGAAGATCCCCATGTGACCGAGCGAGTCAATCAACTCGCTGCTCAAGGCGGTCCGCTACACGGGGTTCTGTAG
- a CDS encoding VWA domain-containing protein, with protein sequence MPSFEYSKFDPSQGFSPQSADDLFDQFSEFMMDYGDEVLDSLEQWEEDNPDVVDMLVKQGYVEKDREGKFRVTPKGLKRVENKALESLFNIQNKDKMGRHETEFRGAGQVKMDESKKYEFGDPVGNLNMHETLKNAIHRQGGGSPVHISEDDLEIYETEYQTSCATVVLIDMSGSMMRYGKYASAKKVAMALQALVRSRYQSDFLQIVGFYTYATAMTERDLLNSAPKQVSIFDPQVSLRVSLDNPPAFVPEHFTNIQAGLQFARRILKKQPAQNQQIICITDGEPTAHIEGREIVLLYPPAERTARATLSEVKKCKNAGIQISSFALIEDYFYYGLVNFVEQMAQVSGGISATCNAQDMGNMVVNSFVKGRKKRSRV encoded by the coding sequence ATGCCTTCATTCGAATACTCAAAATTCGATCCCTCCCAAGGATTCAGCCCACAATCGGCAGATGATCTGTTTGATCAATTCTCCGAATTCATGATGGACTATGGAGACGAGGTTCTTGATTCACTTGAACAATGGGAAGAGGACAACCCAGATGTCGTCGACATGTTGGTGAAGCAAGGGTACGTCGAGAAAGATCGCGAAGGAAAGTTTCGTGTCACTCCCAAAGGCTTGAAGCGAGTTGAAAACAAGGCCTTGGAATCATTGTTCAATATTCAGAACAAAGACAAGATGGGCCGGCACGAAACGGAATTTCGTGGGGCTGGGCAAGTGAAGATGGACGAGTCGAAGAAGTATGAATTCGGCGACCCGGTCGGTAATTTGAACATGCATGAAACGCTGAAGAATGCGATTCATCGTCAGGGTGGAGGTTCTCCTGTTCATATCTCGGAAGACGATCTGGAAATCTATGAAACGGAATACCAGACGTCCTGCGCGACCGTTGTGCTGATCGACATGTCTGGCAGCATGATGAGGTATGGGAAGTACGCATCTGCCAAGAAAGTCGCGATGGCTTTGCAAGCCTTGGTGCGATCAAGATATCAGTCTGACTTCTTACAGATTGTCGGTTTTTACACCTACGCGACTGCCATGACCGAGCGAGACCTGCTCAACTCCGCTCCCAAACAGGTCAGCATTTTCGATCCACAAGTCAGCCTGCGGGTCTCCCTCGACAATCCACCTGCATTCGTCCCGGAACACTTCACAAACATACAAGCGGGCTTACAGTTCGCTCGTCGAATTCTGAAGAAGCAGCCCGCTCAGAACCAACAAATCATTTGCATCACCGACGGAGAGCCGACGGCTCACATCGAAGGTCGTGAGATCGTCTTGCTTTACCCACCCGCCGAAAGAACTGCCCGGGCGACCTTGAGCGAAGTGAAAAAATGTAAGAATGCGGGGATACAAATCTCCAGCTTTGCATTGATCGAAGACTATTTCTATTACGGCCTCGTCAATTTCGTTGAGCAAATGGCTCAGGTTTCTGGTGGAATCAGCGCAACCTGTAACGCTCAAGACATGGGCAACATGGTCGTTAACAGTTTCGTCAAAGGTCGAAAGAAGCGTTCACGGGTTTGA
- a CDS encoding ABC transporter ATP-binding protein: protein MPTIEAKHLTKTYRVYQKNDGILASIGGLFQRKYRTVEAVRDVSFAIEEGEMVAFLGPNGAGKTTTLKLLSGLIFPTSGDAQVLDFIPWERANSFRRRFSLVMGQKNQLWWDLPAQESFQLHREIYRIENTEFDRRLDELTALLEVKKLVSQPVRELSLGERMRMELIAALLHSPEVLLLDEPTIGLDVISQRKVQEFLKYYQAERKITVILTSHYMKDVEALCKRAVIINDGEIKHDGPLSEIVDRFSQHKIIQLQFAAGQSSGDLSRFGTVLEQIGPRTRIEVERQKVPEVLTSVLNEFQIEDVGVQDRPLEEVIAEMFTATDSPNK from the coding sequence ATGCCGACCATTGAAGCGAAGCATCTCACGAAAACGTATCGAGTCTACCAAAAAAACGACGGAATTCTGGCGTCGATTGGCGGCCTGTTTCAACGGAAGTATCGGACAGTCGAAGCTGTGCGTGATGTCAGCTTCGCGATTGAAGAAGGCGAGATGGTCGCGTTTCTGGGGCCGAATGGAGCAGGAAAAACGACGACGCTCAAATTGCTCTCCGGTCTGATCTTTCCAACTTCTGGAGATGCCCAAGTCCTGGATTTTATTCCATGGGAGCGAGCGAATTCGTTTCGACGACGATTCTCACTGGTCATGGGACAAAAGAACCAATTGTGGTGGGACTTGCCGGCACAAGAATCGTTTCAGCTTCACCGGGAAATCTACCGGATCGAAAACACTGAGTTTGATCGACGTCTTGACGAATTAACAGCGTTGCTCGAAGTGAAAAAACTGGTGAGCCAGCCAGTACGAGAACTTTCATTGGGAGAGCGGATGCGGATGGAGTTGATTGCTGCACTCCTCCACAGTCCAGAGGTCCTGTTACTTGATGAGCCGACCATCGGTCTGGATGTGATATCTCAGCGAAAGGTTCAAGAGTTCCTGAAATACTATCAGGCAGAACGAAAGATTACCGTGATCTTAACGAGCCATTACATGAAAGATGTAGAAGCTCTCTGTAAACGGGCCGTGATCATTAACGACGGCGAAATCAAACATGATGGCCCGCTTTCAGAGATTGTTGATCGCTTCAGTCAACACAAAATCATTCAGCTGCAATTTGCCGCCGGCCAATCCTCCGGGGATCTTTCGCGATTTGGGACCGTCCTGGAGCAAATCGGACCACGTACTCGAATCGAAGTGGAACGTCAGAAAGTCCCTGAAGTCTTAACATCCGTACTGAATGAATTTCAGATCGAAGACGTTGGCGTGCAAGATCGCCCGTTGGAAGAAGTCATCGCTGAAATGTTCACAGCGACCGACTCCCCCAACAAATAA
- a CDS encoding SulP family inorganic anion transporter, which yields MLNFFRIQSGSVKDDVLSGLTVALALVPEAIAFAFVAGVSPLIGLYSAFFIGLVTALFGGRPGMISGATGAMAVVIVSLVALHGVEYLFPTVILCGIFQILIGLARLGKLIRMVPHPVMLGFVNGLAIVIGLAQLGSFKTLSPEGNLVYLSGAPLMLMLLLVLITMGIIWLLPKATQAVPASLAAILTVTLLSLAINSSVTTPGGENALATVGDMLRTNTKAAELGLNDSHHKSDAEVPVESKEVVAASQVAATKITEKTDSKSTADAGGISGGLPNLFFLQYDLVPMTWETLKIIFPFAIILCGVGLIESLMTLTLIDEITETRGKGNRECIGQGAANIVCGMFGGMGGCAMIGQSLINVNSGGRGRLSGVTAAVCLLLFVLFLAPLIEQIPMAALVGVMFMVVIGTFEWASLKMFQRMPRSDVFVMLLVAGYTVLMHDLASAVILGVIVSALVFAWQHATHIAADVKYNEFGCKIYQLHGPLFFASVSSFKDMFDVNNDTDDVVIDFYFTRVYDQSGLEAINWLAVKYQGCGKRLHLTHLSPECRKLLDQAGDLVEINVSEDPQYHVATDRLA from the coding sequence ATGCTGAATTTCTTCCGAATACAATCAGGCTCCGTTAAAGACGACGTCCTCTCTGGACTCACTGTTGCATTGGCTCTCGTTCCAGAAGCGATTGCATTCGCTTTCGTCGCTGGTGTTTCACCATTAATCGGCTTGTACTCGGCGTTCTTTATTGGGTTGGTTACGGCACTGTTCGGCGGACGTCCCGGAATGATCTCCGGAGCGACCGGAGCAATGGCGGTTGTCATTGTCTCTTTGGTCGCGTTGCATGGCGTGGAATATCTGTTCCCGACTGTCATTCTATGCGGCATATTCCAGATTCTGATCGGCTTGGCTCGACTCGGAAAATTGATCCGCATGGTTCCGCACCCTGTGATGCTGGGGTTCGTCAATGGTCTGGCGATTGTGATTGGGCTCGCGCAACTCGGGAGCTTCAAAACACTTTCACCTGAGGGAAACCTCGTATATCTGTCAGGGGCACCTTTAATGCTGATGCTGCTTCTCGTGTTGATCACGATGGGGATTATTTGGCTGCTGCCGAAGGCGACGCAAGCTGTCCCGGCATCATTGGCTGCGATTCTGACGGTCACTCTGCTCTCACTTGCTATCAACTCATCGGTGACGACTCCTGGAGGAGAAAATGCCTTGGCGACTGTCGGAGATATGCTCCGCACGAATACCAAAGCAGCTGAGCTTGGACTGAATGACTCTCATCATAAAAGTGACGCGGAAGTACCAGTAGAGTCCAAAGAGGTGGTCGCCGCCTCGCAAGTTGCAGCGACCAAAATCACCGAGAAGACCGATTCAAAATCGACTGCCGATGCCGGAGGCATCAGTGGGGGATTGCCGAATCTCTTCTTCCTGCAATATGACCTCGTTCCGATGACTTGGGAAACGCTGAAAATCATCTTTCCGTTCGCCATTATTTTGTGTGGTGTCGGCCTGATTGAATCACTGATGACTTTGACGTTAATTGACGAAATTACCGAAACTCGTGGCAAAGGGAACCGTGAGTGTATCGGGCAAGGGGCAGCGAATATTGTTTGTGGGATGTTTGGCGGAATGGGTGGCTGTGCGATGATTGGCCAGTCATTGATCAACGTCAACTCTGGCGGGCGAGGGCGGCTTTCGGGAGTCACAGCCGCTGTTTGCCTGTTGCTGTTTGTCCTCTTTTTAGCTCCTCTCATCGAACAAATTCCGATGGCTGCACTCGTGGGAGTGATGTTCATGGTTGTCATTGGAACGTTCGAGTGGGCCTCCTTGAAGATGTTCCAGCGCATGCCTCGTAGTGATGTCTTCGTGATGCTCCTGGTTGCGGGATACACGGTTCTGATGCACGATCTGGCATCGGCTGTCATTCTTGGAGTTATCGTTTCCGCTCTTGTCTTTGCCTGGCAACATGCAACACACATTGCAGCGGATGTCAAATACAACGAATTCGGCTGTAAAATTTATCAGTTGCACGGCCCGCTATTTTTTGCGTCTGTCTCGTCATTCAAAGATATGTTTGATGTGAACAACGACACTGATGATGTTGTCATCGATTTTTACTTCACCCGGGTCTACGATCAGTCCGGGTTGGAAGCGATTAACTGGCTGGCAGTCAAGTATCAGGGGTGCGGCAAACGGCTCCACCTGACGCACCTCAGCCCGGAATGTCGAAAACTCCTCGACCAAGCGGGCGATCTCGTCGAGATCAACGTTTCCGAAGATCCTCAATACCACGTCGCCACAGATCGATTAGCATAG